Within the Deltaproteobacteria bacterium genome, the region GACCATCCCGAGCCCGTTGACGCCTACTACTACCGTTCGGCGCGAGAGAAAAAGCGCCTGACCGGCGCGGGCGACACGCAGTGGGCGAGCTGCTGGAACCGCGAAATGCACATGACGGTTGAGCGTCCGCCGCACACCGTGCTCAAGCACGAGGTCGTTCACGTACTGGCCGAGCCGTGGGGTTTGCCGGGGCTCGGGTTCTCACGCGTTCTCGGTATTACCGAGGGCCTCGCCGTCGCATCCGAAGTGTGGCGCGAAGACTGGACGATCCCCGATTGGGCCGCGGCAATGAAGTCCGTCGGTCGCCTACCCGATCTCGCCGACATCTCCGGCCCGACCGGCTTCTGGCGCCTCTCCGGCACGCGCAGCTATCTCGCGTGGGGAGGATTTCTCACGTGGCTGCGCGAGCGGCATTCGACCGACGCACTCGCACGCGTGTATCGCACCGGCGACTTTAGCGAGGCATTCGGAAAGAGCCTGCGCGAGCTGGTGGACGAGTGGGAGGTGTCGCTCGACGCTATCGCCGTGCCGCCCGATCTCGGCCGCGTCGCCGCGTACCGCTTTTTTCGCCCGTCGCTCTTCGAGGGCCGCTGCGCCCGCACGGTCGGCACGCTGGAAGAAGATGGCGCTCGCGCGCTCGAGGCCGGCCGCGCGCAAAAATCCGTGCGGCTTTTCGGCGACGCACTCGACCTTTCCGGCGGCGATTCGCGCCACCGACGCGACCTCATGGCCGCGCTCGTCGCGGCACGCCGCCTGGACGAAGCCGAGCGAGAGGCGGCCGAGATCTTCGCGGCGGAGGGCTCGGAGTTTTTCGCGACGCCCGAGCCCGGCAAACCCGTGCGCGGCAACCTGCTCGCGGCCACGCAGGCCCGGCTCACGCAGGCCGCCCTCGCGTGGCGGCGCAGCGATCTCGATGCCGCCCGGCGGCTTTACGACGACGTGCGTTCGTTCGGCATGGGCGACGGCAACCGGCGCGAGGCGATCGTGGCGATTTACGCGCTCGACACCGCCTCGATCGAACCCCTACTCCGCCGGTATCTCGTCGAACCCGACGCCGAGGGCGCGCGCTGGCACGATCTGCACGCAGCGCTCGATGCGCGGCCCGACGCCGCCGTGGTGCGTTATCTGCTCGGGCGCAGGCTTTTCGGCGCGCGGCGGTTTGACGACGCGACCTCGCACCTCGACGCCGCGCTCGCGCTCGACCTGCCTGACGATGCCCTCACGCGCGAGGCGTGGCGCACGTTGGGTCGCGCGTATTACGAGGCCGGGCGGTTCGCCGACGCGGCGGTCGTGTTCTCGGAACGCCGCCCCGCGAACCTCTCCGAGGGCGCGCGCCTCGACGCCGACGAGTGGGTCGATCGTTGCCTGTTCGCCGCGGCGTTTCCTCCAACCATCCAAATCGACCTCGTCGGCGGAACCGGCGACGACGATTGACGGCACTGCCCCTTGCCGCCGCGCCGACCCTTCGATAACGTCCGACTCGCATGACGACTGAACTGTCGATCGCCCGTACGCGCGTTCGCGCCGTGTGGCTCATCGCCGCGAGCCTCGCGCTCTTCGCGTGGATCTCGCCGGCGTTCGCGTTGCTCTTCGCCGCGACAACGCTGGTCGATCGCGCCCTCGCCCACGCCGCCGCGCGCGACCGATCGCGCCGCCTGGCCGCCGTCGTGAGCGCGGTCATGAACCTCGGCGCGATCCTCGCCCTGCACAACCTGCATCGATTCGCGGACGTGCTGGCCGCGTGGCCCGGCCTGATGGGCGCGGCGCTGAACGAGGGCGGCACCATCGCGGCGCTCCCCATCGGCTGGTCGCTCCTCTTCGCGCAGAACCTCGCGCACGTGCTCGCCATCGCGGGCAGGCGCGCGACGCCGACGGAGTGCATCCTCGACCATTCGCTCGCCGCCGTGTTCTTCCCGCGCATGTGGGCGGGCCCGATGGTCGATCCCGGCGCGTTCGCGCGGAAAATTCGCACACCGGCACGGCTCGCGGGCGAGCGGCGCGGCCGCGCGATCTGGCACGGCGCGCTCGGCGCGATCAAAATCGTCGCCGTCGCCGACTACCTCGCGCTCAACATGGTGGACAAGGTCTTCGATCTGCCCACGCTATTTTCCACCACCGAGGTGATTTTCGCGCTCTTCGCGAATGCGCTCGTCTTCGCCGCGCTTTGGTCGGGCGCGTGCGACATCGCCGTCGCCGTCGGACTGCTGCTCGGTTTCGATCTTCCGGACAGCTTCGCGTCGCCCGCCATGGCGAAGGGCCCGCGCGACTACTGGCGCCGTTTTCTCGCTCCGCTCACATCCGCGCTCCGCGATGCGGTGTACAGGCCGCTCGCGGGCGGGCCCGATGCCTCGCGCATCCGGCGCGCACTCGCCGCATTCGCGCCGCCCCTGCTCGTCGGCGTCGTTGTGGGTCCGAGCGAAACCACGCTCGCCTTCGGCGCCTTCGTCGGCGCCACGCTTTTCGTGGCGATGCTGATCTCGCGCAAAAACTCGGGAGAAACACCAAGCTTCGCCGCGCGCGCGATCGGTTGGCTGCTGACGTTCCTCGCCATGACCGCCGCGTGGACGCTGTGGCGCGCGCACGATTTGCAGACCGTGTCCGACCTCGCGTCGATCCTGCCGCTCGGCATTTACGAAACGCCGAACCTGACCACGACGGTGATCGCGGTCTTCGCCGCCGCGCAGCTCGCCGCGTTCACCCCCGCGCCGTGGGTGGCGAAGATCCGCGACGGCTTCGCGCGGCTGCCGTGGCCGGTGCAGGTCGCGGCTGGACTGGTCGTCGCGTGGCTGCTATGGCGCGTGAACGCGGTGTCCGAGGTGCCTTTCGTGTATGAACGGATGTGAGGTCCGATGCCGTCGTTTTTCCCCGACCATACCGACTTGGGAATCGGCCACGCGCTCGTGACGATGCGTGCGGACGAAGTGGCCGCCGTCGCCGACATCATGATGGCGTCGGAGCCCTGGGCGAAATACGGCTACGAGCGGCGCACGATCGAGGACTTCCTTGTGGGCACGGTCGAAGCGGGCATGGCGCGCGTCGTGACGCCGACCGACGGGCCGCGCGAGGTCGTCGGCGTGGCGACGGTGCAGCCGGGCTTTCTGGGCGGGCGATATCTGGAACTGCTCGCGCTGCGCGCCGAACGTCGCGGGCGGGGCCTGGGGCGGCGTATCATCGAGGCGGTCTGCTACGAGATGCCCGTCCACATGCGCGACCTGTTCGTGCTCGTCGCGGATTCCAACGCAAAGGCGATCGCATTCTATCGCCACCTCGGTTTTCGCGACGTGGGTGACCTGCCCGGCCTCATCCGCCTCGGCAAAACCGAGCGCCTGATCTGGCTGCGGTTTCGCTGATGACGCGATCGCGATGATGACGAGGATGCGAAAGGTCGTGCTGTTCGTGCGCGAACTCACCGGTTCGTTATTTCGCGCGGCGCATTTTGACGTGCGTCAAGGCGGCACGAAGAGCGGCGCGGTACGGTGCGGGCGTGTTCAGGGAGTCCGGCGATGAGCCACGCAAATCACGCACCCACAAATTCCGCAGCGAATTCTCCAAAGTTGCCCATCCTCGTGTCCTACCGCAAGACGCCGCTCACCGCCCGTGACGAACAAAAGCTCGCGACCGACATCGGTATTCTCAGGGCATTCACGCATGTGTATTGCCGGAAGCTCCACGGCGCGAAAACGGACGACCTGTGCCCGGACTGCGCGGCGCTGCTCGGGTATTCGATCGAGCGGCGCACGCGCTGTCCCCTCGATCCCAAGCCCAAGTGCAAGGAATGCCCGGTCCACTGCTACAAGCCCGCGTTGCGCAAAAAGATGCAGGACGTCATGCGCGTCGCCGGGATGCACTTCGTCTTTCGCGGACGCGTGGACTGGCTCGTGAAGTACTTCCTCGCGTCGTAGTTCCGGAAGATCGCCGCCCTACGCCGTCACCTCAGCCTTGCGCGTGAAACGCCGCAGCGCCCGACGAATGAGCTTGTCGATGGAATATGCGACGAAGAGCACCGAATCGCGCAGGTCGAAGACCGGGTTCGGCATTTTGAAATAGAACGGCAGCGTGAACATGAGCTGCTTCGCACCGATGGGGCAGCCGCCGACGCGCCGGATCTTTCTCGCGCGGATCGTGCCCTCGACGCGCGTGCACGTGCCGATGAGAAACGCCACGCCGTCCCCCGCGTCCACATCGCCCTTGAAGACACCCGTCACGATCGCGCCCTCGCGCGCCTTCGCCACCGAGCCGGGCCGCCGCTTGTCGATGGTACCAAGGCACCCCTTCACCGCGCCCAGGCATCCGCCGTGGCACAACCGCCCGCGCACGGGATCGACGCCCGAATAAAACCGGATGGGCGACTTGAGTTTCTGGATGTCCTGGTACTCGCTTTCGTGGCCCGCCGTCGCCGCGCGCAGTTCCTCGATCTCGACGTCGCCCTCGACGCGCACGTCGCCGATCTGCCGTGGGCCGTAGCCGCGCTCCATCGCCTGCATCAGGTGCACCACCTGGTGCGGCTCGTGATGCAGCAGGCGGCAGGCGACAAGGTCCATCGCGACGGGATCGTCCGCGACGAGGATCGCGCCCATGGGAATCGGTCTCGGCGCGGACTCGAACCCCGTGCCGATCGTCACCGCGTCCACGATCACCGCGTCGGGGTAGCCCATCTCCAGCACGTCCACGACTTTTTCGTCCACGCGATCGTCGTGGTAGAGCATGCGCTCTTCGTGCGTGAGAATGCCGATGTTGAGCTTCAGCGCGCACGTGACCTGGCAGAAGATGTGGTACTTGAGCTTGGGCATCCAGATCATCGTGTCGGCCTCGGCGAGGCTCCGCGCGACCTTCATGGTCTTGTGGTGCATCGCGCGACGCAGCGGCACGGTGACCGTGGGCTCGGTGTTGAAATCCACCACGCGCGCGCCGGCCCGCGCAAGCTCGAAGTAACCCGCTTCGGCGAGAAACAGCCGCGACGGCACGCCGAAGCCGCTCGACTCGCCGACCGTCACCTCCGCCGCGCCGCCCTCGCGCGCCCAGCGGATCGCCTCGGCCACGATTTTGGGATCGGTGAACGAATCGTGGATGTACTTGCGGTTGGCCGTGACGACGTTGGGTTTGATGAGCACGCGCCCGCGCGGCCGGATGCCCAGCTCGGCGAGGCTCTCGTTCACGATCTCGCGCACGCGGTCCGGCTCGGCGGTGTTGCACCGCCGCACGATCACGCGGTACGAGCGCGGTCGCGCCAACCGTTCGTCGATCTTCGCGCGCAGGTCGGTCAAGCGATGACCCCCATGAATCGCGTTCAGGATGCGCCGCGCGCTGCCGCGCGGTCAAGTCGGGGGGCGTTACGTTGCGGCCCTCACCCCTTCCCCTCTCCCGTCATGACGGGAGAGGGGTGGAGAGCGAAGCGAGCCGGGGTGAGGGTGTCAGCGGATCCGCCAAAAAAACTATGACGGCCCAAAAACGACCCCGGGCGGCCTATCGGCCGCCCGGCGTCATCTCGTCGTTGCTCAGCGGGGCGGATCAACCGCAGCAACCGCCGTCATCGTCGTCGTCATCGTCGCCCGCGCCGCCGTCGTCGTCTGCGCCGGCATCGTCGTCACCGGAGTCGTCGTCGCCGGCGGAGTCGTCATCCGTCGCGTCGTCGTCGGTGTCGTCATCGGCCGGGGGTCCTTCGACCACGTTGAAGCTCACCTCGTCGGTATCCATGAACTCGCCATCGCCGACCGTGAGTTCGAAGGTCACCGTCCCCACGACCGTGGGCGTGAAGGTGTTGGTCTGGCCGAAGGCCGACGGCATCGTTACGGGCTCGCCCGCGATCTGCACCCACTTGTAGCTGAGCGTGTCGTTCTCGGTGTCGGTGCTGGCCGAACCGTCGAGCGTACCGATCGCACCCGCGGCCACGTCGCCGTCCGCGCCGGCGTCGGCGGTCGGCGGGCCGTTGAACAGGCCCTCATAGTGCACGCGGCCCTCGCCCATGCCCACCGCGTAAGCGTATTCCTTGCTCACGCGGTCCTCGTCCATGGCGATGAAACCGCCGCCGACCGCGCCCTCGTCGCCCATGCCCTTCACGACTTCCCACGTCTTGCCGCCGTCTTCGGTCTTGATGATCGCGCCGGTGTGCGCCGCGAACGCCACGACGCTGACGTCGCACGCCGCGAAGCCGAGGTTGCCGTCCACCATCCAGATGTCGCCGATCGCGTACGCGCCGTTGCCCATCGGCATCGGGTCGGGGATCTCGGCCTCGTTCCACGTCGCGCCGCCGTCGTCGGTGTAGCGGATCGTGTTGAGCACCTTGGCGCTGTATTCCTCGCCCGTGATGATCGCGCCGTGCTGCTCGGTGCCCATCGAGATCTTGTAGGGCAGATAGCCCATGCCCTCGGCCAGCTCGATCCACGTTTCGCCGCCGTCCTCGGTCTTGAACAGGCCCTCGCCGATCACGGGCGCTTTCGCGCCGCCTTTGCCTTCGAGCAGATCGCGCTCGTGGCGCATCAGCGCCGATCGGCGTAGCAGCACGGTTTCGGTGTATTCCGCGGGCGTCATGAAAGCCGAGATCGCTTCCTCGATCTCCTGATATCCCGTCGCCGCGAAACCGAGCTCGGGCGTCAGAAACGACAGGTCCGTGGTCCCGCCGACCTCATAGTTGAAGGGCGGCGTCACCTCGTCCCACGTCGCGCCGGCGTCGTCGGTCTTGAACAGCTTGTTGGGGTCGCCCATCAAAAAGCCGGTCATGTCGTCGATGGTTTCGATCTGCGTGAGGCCCACCGTGCCTTCCGGCCAGTCGATGTCGGCCATGTCCCAGGTCACGCCTCCGTCGGTGCTGCGCCAGATCGCGGGGCCGATCAGGAACATGCATCCCCAGCACGCCGGGAATGGATTGCTCTCGATGCAGTCCTCGGGCATGGCCATGCCGACCATCACGCCGTTGCTGGCGTCGAAAAAGTCCGTCGCCAAGTGCGTGAAGCTGTTGAACAGGATCATCGCCTGGCACGGGTCGCTCAGATCGACCTCGTCATAGCCGGTCAGGTTGACGGTTTCGCCGCCGTCGTCGGTGGTCCAGCCCCACTCAAATCCCGCCTCGCCGACCTGGTTGATGCCCAGGATGAAGGCGTGGTCGGCGTCGATGGCGCCGATGTCCATGAGCAGGGGGAACTGACCCTGATAGACGCCGCCGCCCATCGTCCAAGTCCCGGTTTGGGCCGCGTCCGCCGTTCCCGGCAGCGCGACCATAACCAACGCAATCACAAGAAGATGTCTCCACATGGCCGTTTTCTCCGTCCCAAGGTGTCGAATGCGCC harbors:
- a CDS encoding DUF362 domain-containing protein translates to MTDLRAKIDERLARPRSYRVIVRRCNTAEPDRVREIVNESLAELGIRPRGRVLIKPNVVTANRKYIHDSFTDPKIVAEAIRWAREGGAAEVTVGESSGFGVPSRLFLAEAGYFELARAGARVVDFNTEPTVTVPLRRAMHHKTMKVARSLAEADTMIWMPKLKYHIFCQVTCALKLNIGILTHEERMLYHDDRVDEKVVDVLEMGYPDAVIVDAVTIGTGFESAPRPIPMGAILVADDPVAMDLVACRLLHHEPHQVVHLMQAMERGYGPRQIGDVRVEGDVEIEELRAATAGHESEYQDIQKLKSPIRFYSGVDPVRGRLCHGGCLGAVKGCLGTIDKRRPGSVAKAREGAIVTGVFKGDVDAGDGVAFLIGTCTRVEGTIRARKIRRVGGCPIGAKQLMFTLPFYFKMPNPVFDLRDSVLFVAYSIDKLIRRALRRFTRKAEVTA
- a CDS encoding nitrous oxide-stimulated promoter family protein codes for the protein MSHANHAPTNSAANSPKLPILVSYRKTPLTARDEQKLATDIGILRAFTHVYCRKLHGAKTDDLCPDCAALLGYSIERRTRCPLDPKPKCKECPVHCYKPALRKKMQDVMRVAGMHFVFRGRVDWLVKYFLAS
- a CDS encoding GNAT family N-acetyltransferase → MPSFFPDHTDLGIGHALVTMRADEVAAVADIMMASEPWAKYGYERRTIEDFLVGTVEAGMARVVTPTDGPREVVGVATVQPGFLGGRYLELLALRAERRGRGLGRRIIEAVCYEMPVHMRDLFVLVADSNAKAIAFYRHLGFRDVGDLPGLIRLGKTERLIWLRFR